From Haloglomus litoreum, the proteins below share one genomic window:
- a CDS encoding DUF63 family protein, translated as MLVADRNAFRTGATSAAMVLPSGFALPPLPYLLALLAGVAVAGAALYRTRPRVTPRVVLAFTPWMVVGASLYALFQIEAVPAAVRPLLGTPAVYLATFAVAGLVWAAASPFGADEWDLPSTPGLLLLIGTLTAGGVVGSALRIGLNRGGLLLGPPLAALVASLVVATGVWLLTVTNSEDASAASSVGWLVLLGHTLDGISTAVGSTLGFGEQTPLSRLIIELGGELVSLPFLGPAWLFVVVKVALATFLVVFVGEYAAEEPQRGYLLLGGVAAVGLGPGAHNLVLFAIA; from the coding sequence ATGCTCGTCGCGGACCGCAACGCCTTCCGCACCGGGGCCACGAGCGCCGCTATGGTACTTCCCTCGGGGTTCGCGCTCCCCCCGCTCCCCTACCTGCTGGCCCTCCTCGCCGGGGTCGCCGTCGCGGGCGCCGCCCTCTACCGGACCCGGCCGCGCGTCACGCCGCGGGTCGTCCTGGCGTTCACGCCCTGGATGGTCGTCGGCGCGTCGCTGTACGCGCTCTTCCAGATCGAGGCCGTCCCCGCGGCCGTCCGGCCGCTGCTGGGCACGCCCGCGGTCTACCTCGCGACGTTCGCCGTCGCCGGGCTGGTGTGGGCCGCTGCCAGCCCGTTCGGCGCCGACGAGTGGGACCTGCCCTCGACGCCGGGCCTCCTCCTGCTCATCGGCACGCTGACCGCCGGCGGGGTGGTGGGCTCGGCGCTCCGCATCGGGCTGAACCGCGGGGGCCTGTTGCTCGGCCCGCCGCTCGCCGCACTCGTCGCCTCCCTCGTCGTGGCGACGGGTGTCTGGCTGCTGACCGTCACGAACAGCGAGGACGCGTCCGCCGCCTCCAGCGTGGGGTGGCTGGTCCTGCTCGGCCACACCCTCGACGGCATCTCGACGGCCGTCGGCTCCACGCTGGGCTTCGGCGAACAGACCCCGCTCTCCAGGCTCATCATCGAACTGGGCGGCGAACTCGTGTCGCTCCCGTTCCTGGGCCCGGCGTGGCTGTTCGTCGTGGTGAAGGTGGCGCTGGCGACGTTCCTCGTGGTCTTCGTCGGTGAGTACGCGGCCGAGGAGCCACAGCGGGGCTACCTGCTGCTCGGGGGTGTCGCAGCTGTAGGCCTCGGCCCCGGCGCGCACAATCTCGTGCTGTTCGCCATCGCCTGA
- a CDS encoding DMT family transporter: MSTSTRLDALADRTPPLLALVVAVAAVSTSAVLVRWTSAPSAVTAFYRVLFTTLLLVPLAATRYGAAFRRLAPRDGLIAAVTGVALAIHFAAWFESLRWTSIAASVTLVQAQPAFVAVGAWLLLDERVDARTALGVAVALGGMALLSAGDLVSGAVVTGRRPLYGMALLSAGDLVSGAVVTGRRPLYGNALAVLGAAAAAAYVLVGRSLRQRVPLLPYVTVVYAACTLALLVFVVAGALGDAAGGGTAAGRIAASLFDHPPQDWVLFLAMAVGPGLLGHTVVNWALAHVESSVVSVSLLGEPVGATLLGVVLLDERVGAVTLVGGAIILAGVALTAQARETDAGADGEPAGPHGDEPPDAVER; the protein is encoded by the coding sequence GTGTCGACATCCACTCGGCTGGACGCGCTCGCCGACCGGACGCCGCCGCTGCTTGCGCTCGTCGTCGCCGTCGCGGCCGTCTCCACGAGCGCCGTCCTCGTCCGGTGGACGAGCGCACCGTCGGCCGTGACGGCGTTCTACCGGGTGCTGTTCACGACGCTGCTGCTGGTGCCGCTGGCGGCCACGCGCTACGGCGCGGCGTTCCGCCGACTCGCGCCCCGGGACGGCCTCATCGCCGCGGTGACCGGTGTCGCCCTGGCGATACACTTCGCCGCCTGGTTCGAGTCGCTGCGGTGGACCTCCATCGCCGCCTCCGTGACGCTCGTCCAGGCTCAGCCCGCGTTCGTCGCGGTCGGGGCGTGGCTCCTCCTCGACGAGCGGGTCGACGCCCGGACCGCGCTGGGGGTGGCCGTCGCGCTGGGCGGGATGGCGCTGCTCTCGGCGGGTGACCTCGTGTCCGGCGCGGTCGTGACGGGCCGCCGGCCGCTGTACGGGATGGCGCTGCTCTCGGCGGGTGACCTCGTGTCCGGCGCGGTCGTGACGGGCCGCCGGCCGCTGTACGGCAACGCGCTGGCGGTCCTCGGGGCGGCCGCGGCCGCGGCCTACGTCCTCGTCGGGCGGTCGCTCCGGCAGCGGGTCCCGCTGCTGCCCTACGTGACGGTCGTGTACGCGGCCTGTACGCTGGCGCTGCTCGTGTTCGTGGTGGCGGGCGCACTCGGCGACGCGGCCGGGGGCGGGACGGCTGCCGGGCGCATCGCCGCCAGCCTCTTCGACCATCCGCCGCAGGACTGGGTCCTGTTCCTCGCGATGGCCGTCGGGCCGGGACTGCTGGGCCACACGGTCGTCAACTGGGCCCTGGCCCACGTCGAGTCGTCGGTCGTCAGCGTCTCGCTGCTGGGTGAACCTGTCGGTGCGACCCTGCTCGGGGTCGTCCTCCTCGACGAGCGCGTCGGCGCCGTGACGCTGGTGGGTGGCGCCATCATCCTGGCGGGGGTCGCCCTCACGGCGCAGGCGCGGGAGACGGACGCTGGCGCCGACGGCGAGCCTGCGGGCCCCCACGGGGACGAGCCGCCGGACGCCGTCGAGCGGTAG
- a CDS encoding GIY-YIG nuclease family protein, protein MTPADARDDRDRGGTYTLLVELAADATIEVGALGTHRFPAGWYAYTGSALGSGGFARVERHRDLAAGERDTCHWHVDYLLGHPDTTLRTVVRSHGDDIECAVARRLPDGPVDGFGASDCDCGSHLARFEDGPTAESTVREAHGAASDRPAARD, encoded by the coding sequence GTGACCCCAGCGGACGCTCGTGACGACCGGGACAGGGGCGGGACCTACACACTGCTGGTCGAACTCGCGGCCGACGCCACCATCGAGGTGGGTGCTCTCGGCACCCACCGGTTCCCCGCGGGCTGGTACGCCTACACCGGGAGCGCGCTCGGGAGCGGCGGCTTCGCTCGCGTCGAGCGCCACCGCGACCTCGCGGCCGGCGAGCGCGACACCTGCCACTGGCACGTCGACTACCTGCTCGGCCACCCCGATACGACGCTGCGCACCGTCGTCCGCTCGCACGGCGACGACATCGAGTGCGCCGTCGCCCGGCGGCTCCCGGACGGCCCCGTCGACGGCTTCGGTGCCTCGGATTGCGATTGCGGGAGCCACCTGGCCCGCTTCGAGGACGGCCCGACGGCCGAGTCGACGGTCCGCGAGGCCCACGGGGCCGCGAGCGACCGTCCAGCAGCACGGGACTGA
- a CDS encoding acyl-CoA carboxylase subunit beta, protein MNGADDTPSDDERVADGGAEASDGATQGTTPGGEADPLADLRARKRRARGEDRAHRQHDRGKLTARERVDYLLDEDTFREIDTLVEHRSTAFDLADRHTPGDAVVTGFGQVDGRQVAIYAHDFTFLGGSVGEVVGEKIAGVMDRAIETGIPIVGLNDSGGARIQEGVDSLAGFGKIFERATRASGLVPQISAIMGPCAGGATYAPALTDFVYMVEDTSYAFITGPDIVRTVTGEEVTKERLGGPRAHAVDSGFAHQACPSEEAALDEIHELLSYLPQNNMEDPPDARPDDDPDRECDAGDIVPAAPQKPYDATDVVAEVLDRETFYEVHGGYATNVVVGFGRLDGRPVGIVANQPRIAAGTLDIEASQKASRFVRFCDAFNLPILTFVDVPGFLPGTDQEHRGIIRHGAKLIYAYAEATVPLLTVITRKAYGGAYIVMGSSELGADATYAWPGAELAVVGPRGAIDILYRDELEAAEDTEARRAELEDRFREEFANPYGPAKHGHIDDVIEPGETRQRLVADLRLLERKRTDTPPKDHGNIPL, encoded by the coding sequence ATGAACGGGGCGGACGACACACCGTCCGACGACGAGCGCGTCGCGGACGGCGGGGCAGAGGCGAGCGATGGGGCGACCCAGGGGACCACGCCCGGGGGTGAGGCGGACCCGCTGGCCGACCTCCGGGCGCGCAAGCGGCGGGCCCGTGGCGAGGACCGGGCCCACCGCCAGCACGACCGCGGGAAACTGACAGCCCGCGAGCGCGTCGACTACCTCCTCGACGAGGACACCTTCCGCGAGATCGACACGCTGGTCGAGCACCGGTCGACCGCGTTCGACCTGGCCGACCGGCACACCCCCGGGGACGCCGTCGTGACGGGGTTCGGGCAGGTGGACGGACGGCAGGTCGCCATCTACGCCCACGACTTCACGTTCCTCGGCGGCTCGGTCGGGGAGGTGGTCGGCGAGAAGATCGCGGGGGTGATGGACCGAGCCATCGAGACCGGCATCCCCATCGTCGGACTGAACGACTCGGGCGGCGCGCGCATCCAGGAGGGTGTCGACTCGCTGGCCGGTTTCGGGAAGATCTTCGAGCGCGCCACGAGGGCCTCGGGGCTGGTGCCACAGATCTCGGCCATCATGGGCCCCTGCGCGGGCGGGGCGACGTACGCCCCCGCACTCACGGACTTCGTCTACATGGTCGAGGACACCTCCTACGCGTTCATCACCGGTCCGGACATCGTCCGGACGGTGACCGGCGAGGAGGTCACGAAGGAACGGCTCGGCGGTCCCCGCGCCCACGCCGTCGACTCGGGGTTCGCCCACCAGGCCTGCCCGAGCGAGGAGGCCGCGCTCGACGAGATCCACGAACTGCTCTCGTACCTCCCGCAGAACAACATGGAGGACCCGCCGGACGCCCGGCCCGACGACGACCCCGACCGGGAGTGCGATGCTGGCGACATCGTCCCCGCGGCGCCACAGAAACCCTACGACGCCACCGACGTGGTCGCAGAGGTCCTCGACCGGGAGACGTTCTACGAGGTCCACGGCGGCTACGCCACGAACGTCGTCGTCGGGTTCGGCCGGCTGGACGGCCGGCCGGTCGGGATCGTCGCCAACCAGCCCCGCATCGCCGCGGGCACGCTGGACATCGAGGCCTCGCAGAAGGCCTCCCGGTTCGTCCGGTTCTGCGACGCGTTCAACCTCCCAATCCTCACGTTCGTCGATGTCCCGGGGTTCCTGCCGGGCACGGACCAGGAGCATCGGGGCATCATCCGCCACGGCGCCAAGCTCATCTACGCCTACGCCGAGGCGACGGTCCCGCTGCTGACCGTCATCACGCGGAAGGCCTACGGCGGCGCCTACATCGTGATGGGGTCGTCGGAACTCGGTGCCGATGCCACCTACGCCTGGCCCGGCGCCGAACTCGCCGTGGTCGGTCCCCGTGGGGCCATCGACATCCTCTACCGGGACGAGCTGGAGGCCGCCGAGGACACCGAAGCTCGACGGGCCGAGCTGGAGGACCGGTTCCGCGAGGAGTTCGCCAACCCGTACGGACCGGCGAAGCACGGCCACATCGACGACGTCATCGAGCCGGGCGAGACGCGCCAGCGGCTCGTGGCGGACCTCCGACTGCTCGAACGCAAGCGCACGGACACACCACCGAAGGACCACGGCAACATCCCGCTATGA
- a CDS encoding DUF6653 family protein has translation MPHSRPVEREGAGTLAETLFWRRHASPASVLGLGVTYPALVLALYRRSPRLLGLVLVSVVGSLRLPAPPDTDTSWATQVVLGEQVWLERGLRSDPAALGLTGVDAVVQLLTSGRPCVDSPSAPHSGRWPHWA, from the coding sequence ATGCCCCACAGCCGCCCTGTCGAACGTGAGGGCGCCGGTACACTCGCCGAGACCCTGTTCTGGCGCCGCCACGCGAGTCCGGCGAGCGTCCTGGGTCTGGGGGTCACGTACCCGGCACTCGTGCTGGCCCTCTACCGGCGGAGCCCCCGCTTGCTGGGCCTGGTGCTCGTCTCCGTCGTCGGGAGCCTGCGGCTCCCGGCACCCCCAGACACCGACACCTCCTGGGCGACACAGGTGGTCCTCGGGGAGCAGGTCTGGCTGGAGCGCGGGCTCCGCTCGGACCCGGCCGCACTCGGCCTCACCGGTGTCGACGCCGTGGTCCAGCTCCTCACTTCCGGGCGGCCCTGCGTCGACAGCCCGTCCGCACCGCACTCGGGACGGTGGCCTCATTGGGCCTGA
- a CDS encoding alpha-1 4-glucan-protein synthase has protein sequence MSSSSARGGPDTCVVVPTIREHECVRDYVANAREYGHDDRLFFVLVTEDFCDADAMREMLDDLDVPGAVFDESDRHEWYDEHGVSDYGHVVPAASHAQTSFGLLYMWAHDFEFGFFIDDDTLPHDTDFFGGHYDNLSYEGSITEVRSADEDQRWVNVLYQNFDEHGLYPRGYPYAAMGGGHETETVELARGDVVASQGLWTNVPDLDAVRILMDGDLQGQAQTLTDREDFGEDFVVAPDHYTTVCSMNLAFRREVIPAFYQLPMDDNEWDVGRFDDIWSGVFLKRAADILGKRVLTGAPLCEHNKAPRSTFDDLNNEVPALELNEHVWRVVDDAGADANTFRGAFDAMADALAEGEFEEWNNGEFLRFVGEHMQDWLDCLDSLDAGRPVPASTGRAVAETGGEADD, from the coding sequence ATGAGTTCATCTTCAGCCCGGGGCGGTCCCGACACGTGCGTCGTGGTCCCGACCATCCGCGAGCACGAGTGCGTCCGCGACTACGTCGCCAACGCCCGCGAGTACGGCCACGACGACCGTCTCTTCTTCGTCCTCGTCACCGAGGACTTCTGCGACGCCGACGCGATGCGCGAGATGCTCGACGACCTGGACGTGCCGGGCGCCGTCTTCGACGAGTCCGACCGGCACGAGTGGTACGACGAGCACGGCGTCTCGGACTACGGCCACGTCGTCCCGGCGGCGAGCCACGCCCAGACCTCCTTCGGCCTGCTGTACATGTGGGCGCACGACTTCGAGTTCGGCTTCTTCATCGACGACGACACCCTCCCCCACGACACGGACTTCTTCGGTGGGCACTACGACAACCTCTCGTACGAGGGCTCCATCACCGAGGTCCGATCGGCCGACGAGGACCAGCGCTGGGTGAACGTCCTCTACCAGAACTTCGACGAGCACGGGCTCTACCCGCGCGGCTACCCGTACGCCGCGATGGGCGGTGGCCACGAGACGGAGACGGTCGAGCTGGCACGGGGCGACGTGGTCGCCTCGCAGGGACTCTGGACCAACGTTCCCGACCTCGACGCCGTTCGCATCCTGATGGACGGCGACCTGCAGGGACAGGCCCAGACCCTGACGGACCGCGAGGACTTCGGCGAGGACTTCGTCGTCGCGCCGGACCACTACACGACGGTCTGCTCGATGAACCTCGCCTTCCGCCGCGAGGTGATCCCGGCGTTCTACCAGCTCCCGATGGACGACAACGAGTGGGACGTGGGGCGCTTCGACGACATCTGGTCGGGCGTCTTCCTCAAGCGCGCGGCCGACATCCTCGGCAAACGCGTGCTGACGGGGGCGCCGCTGTGCGAGCACAACAAGGCCCCGCGTTCGACGTTCGACGACCTCAACAACGAGGTGCCCGCCCTCGAACTGAACGAGCACGTCTGGCGCGTGGTCGACGATGCCGGCGCGGACGCGAACACCTTCCGCGGCGCGTTCGACGCGATGGCCGATGCGCTCGCGGAGGGCGAGTTCGAGGAGTGGAACAACGGCGAGTTCCTCCGATTCGTCGGCGAGCATATGCAGGACTGGCTGGACTGCCTGGACTCGCTGGACGCGGGCCGGCCGGTCCCCGCGAGCACGGGCCGGGCCGTCGCCGAGACCGGGGGTGAGGCCGATGACTGA
- a CDS encoding extracellular solute-binding protein, translated as MTDDSHTSRTRRRFLAAAGAVGATGLAGCSGILGDGGDGSDGGDGGSGGNTLEDFRGSGANVGSRGEISGTRIDDLPDLSGQLNIYLGGGEGGLYTDLLSLLSQRYPDFEPNFRLEPSSQLASKIAEEQSGGGSFADVFWAVDAGSLANVAAQGYTRALPDDVVSAVPEAFRPDNAWVGVAGRARAVPYNTNQLSESDIPDKVRDFPDASALRNSVGWAPTYSSFQAFVTAMRLIRGDQATRQWINGMQEAGVSGYNNEFLVSNAVADGELAAGFANHYYALRVKAARPNAPLDLAFTSGDAGALINVSGAEVLEGTGKPELAENFIAHLLTVEAQEFFATRTFAYPMIEGVPPVGGLPRISELNPPDIDLTELGDLEGTIDLLRDTGAL; from the coding sequence ATGACTGACGACTCGCACACGAGCCGGACCCGTCGGCGGTTCCTCGCCGCGGCGGGGGCCGTCGGCGCGACGGGCCTCGCGGGCTGTAGCGGCATCCTCGGCGATGGCGGTGACGGCAGCGATGGTGGTGACGGCGGCAGCGGTGGCAACACCCTCGAGGACTTCCGCGGCTCGGGTGCGAACGTCGGCAGTCGGGGCGAGATCTCCGGAACGCGCATCGATGACCTCCCGGACCTCTCCGGCCAGCTCAACATCTACCTCGGCGGCGGCGAGGGTGGCCTCTACACGGACCTCCTGAGCCTGCTGAGCCAGCGATACCCGGACTTCGAGCCGAACTTCCGGCTGGAGCCGAGCTCGCAGCTCGCCAGCAAGATCGCCGAGGAGCAGTCCGGCGGCGGGAGCTTCGCGGACGTGTTCTGGGCGGTCGACGCCGGCTCGCTCGCCAACGTCGCCGCACAGGGCTACACCCGGGCGCTCCCGGACGACGTCGTCTCGGCGGTTCCCGAGGCGTTCCGCCCCGACAACGCGTGGGTCGGCGTCGCCGGTCGCGCCCGCGCGGTGCCGTACAACACGAACCAGCTCTCCGAGAGCGACATCCCCGACAAGGTACGTGACTTCCCGGATGCGAGCGCGCTCCGGAACAGCGTCGGCTGGGCCCCGACCTACAGCTCCTTCCAGGCGTTCGTCACGGCGATGCGGCTCATCCGTGGCGACCAGGCCACGCGACAGTGGATCAACGGAATGCAGGAGGCCGGCGTCTCGGGGTACAACAACGAGTTCCTCGTCTCCAACGCCGTGGCCGACGGTGAACTGGCAGCCGGCTTCGCCAACCACTACTACGCGCTCCGGGTGAAGGCCGCGCGCCCGAACGCTCCGCTGGACCTGGCGTTCACGAGCGGCGACGCCGGCGCGCTCATCAACGTCTCCGGGGCCGAGGTGCTGGAGGGCACCGGCAAACCGGAGCTCGCGGAGAACTTCATCGCCCACCTGCTCACCGTCGAGGCCCAGGAGTTCTTCGCCACCCGCACGTTCGCCTACCCGATGATCGAGGGCGTGCCGCCGGTCGGCGGCCTCCCGCGCATCAGTGAACTGAACCCGCCGGACATCGACCTCACCGAACTGGGTGATCTGGAGGGGACCATCGATCTCCTCCGGGACACCGGAGCGCTCTGA
- a CDS encoding ABC transporter permease: MGAREELAAIRGRLRRESDGDGLGLTLLSAAIAALLVSPVAWLFLRVADIPTAEALSLVTRQSMVDVVLSSGLLVVAVTVGSVLLGVPLAFLTVRTDLPARRFFTVILALPLVVPSYIGAFAFVSAFGPRGVVADALAPLGIERLPETPGLPGAAIVLTLYIYPYVFLTTRAALLSLDASHVEAARTLGKSRLAAFREVTFPRIVPGIAAGALLVALYALSDFGTPAIMGADVFTAQIYVEYNNFGENRAALLSLELLAITTVILALESRVGRDDASAYASGGGGSATRIRLGAWRWLAALGCLAVAALALVLPVGILLLWLVRGGPGYAGGGFEFELAYALNSVGVSTAAALASVLLALPVGYVAARRSSAAGRLAERATYVGYAMPGVVLGLALVFFGVKFAPTLYQTLPLLVFAYVVRFLPQAVGTTSSSVLQVDQQLVEAARALGESPRRAFRRVTLPLIWPGVLAGAALVFLTTMKELPATLILRPTGFETLVSYIWLVQGAGYYGRAAIPALTLIAVSACSMAVILAQERR, from the coding sequence ATGGGCGCCCGCGAGGAACTGGCCGCCATCCGTGGGCGGCTCCGGCGCGAGTCCGACGGTGATGGCCTGGGACTGACACTCCTGAGTGCGGCCATCGCCGCGCTGCTCGTCTCGCCGGTCGCCTGGCTGTTCCTCCGCGTGGCCGACATCCCGACGGCCGAGGCGCTCTCGCTCGTGACCCGCCAGTCGATGGTCGACGTGGTCCTCAGCAGCGGCCTGCTCGTGGTCGCCGTCACCGTCGGCTCCGTGCTGCTCGGGGTCCCGCTGGCCTTCCTGACGGTCCGTACCGACCTGCCCGCCCGTCGGTTCTTCACCGTCATCCTCGCGCTGCCGCTGGTCGTTCCCTCCTACATCGGCGCGTTCGCGTTCGTCTCGGCGTTCGGCCCACGCGGCGTGGTGGCCGATGCGCTCGCCCCGCTGGGCATCGAGCGCCTCCCGGAGACGCCGGGCCTGCCCGGCGCGGCCATCGTCCTGACGCTGTACATCTACCCGTACGTGTTCCTCACGACGCGGGCGGCGCTGCTGTCGCTCGATGCCTCACACGTCGAGGCCGCGCGGACGCTGGGCAAGAGCCGGCTCGCCGCCTTCCGCGAGGTGACGTTCCCGCGCATCGTCCCGGGCATCGCTGCCGGTGCGCTCCTCGTCGCGCTGTACGCCCTGTCGGACTTCGGGACGCCCGCCATCATGGGTGCCGATGTGTTCACCGCGCAGATCTACGTCGAGTACAACAACTTCGGCGAGAACCGCGCGGCGCTGCTGTCGCTGGAGCTGCTCGCCATCACCACGGTCATCCTCGCCCTGGAGTCACGCGTCGGGCGCGACGACGCCAGCGCGTACGCCTCCGGCGGTGGCGGCTCCGCGACCCGCATCCGGCTCGGCGCCTGGCGATGGCTCGCGGCCCTGGGGTGCCTGGCGGTCGCGGCCCTGGCGCTCGTGCTCCCGGTCGGCATCCTGCTCCTGTGGCTGGTCCGGGGGGGCCCAGGCTACGCCGGCGGCGGGTTCGAGTTCGAACTCGCGTACGCGCTGAACTCGGTCGGGGTCTCGACCGCGGCCGCGCTGGCCTCGGTGCTGCTGGCGCTGCCGGTCGGCTACGTCGCCGCGCGGCGCTCCAGCGCCGCCGGGCGGCTCGCCGAGCGCGCCACCTACGTCGGCTACGCGATGCCGGGCGTCGTCCTGGGGCTCGCGCTGGTCTTCTTCGGCGTGAAGTTCGCGCCGACGCTCTACCAGACGCTCCCGCTGCTCGTGTTCGCCTACGTCGTCCGGTTCCTCCCACAGGCCGTCGGGACCACCTCCTCGTCGGTGCTGCAGGTCGACCAGCAGCTGGTCGAGGCCGCGCGGGCGCTCGGGGAGTCCCCACGGCGCGCGTTCCGGCGCGTGACGCTCCCGCTCATCTGGCCCGGCGTGCTGGCGGGGGCCGCGCTGGTCTTCCTGACGACGATGAAGGAGCTGCCGGCGACGCTCATCCTGCGTCCGACAGGTTTTGAAACACTGGTGAGCTACATCTGGCTGGTACAGGGAGCCGGCTACTACGGCCGGGCCGCGATCCCGGCGCTGACGCTCATCGCGGTCTCGGCCTGCTCGATGGCCGTCATCCTGGCTCAGGAGCGACGCTGA
- a CDS encoding ABC transporter ATP-binding protein, protein MARQDPTTDAGADGRDEVEQQLDRTRADPALDGDVGWSVEGEGEGDTVLELDGVTKRFGATTAVDDVSMTVAEGELLTLLGPSGCGKTTTLRLLAGLERPDEGVIRLNGEPVAVGAGDGDAAAEPGDVDGGGFLPPEERDVGLVFQDFALFPHLSVAENVAFGLDGDADENADRVSELLDLVDLPDYEDRRPSELSGGERQRVALARSLAPEPAVLLLDEPFSNLDVRLRVAMREEVRDILKRAGVTAVSVTHDQEEALSISDRVAVMNGGHVAQIGSPEGLFQHPESRFVASFLGQASFVDAEVRPDCIETGLGCVDAADLAGPIDAYDGTHIQILVRPDDLSATPAPEEEADGRIVRRQYNGPTFVYRVELATGDVVHCMHNHVEEFEVGQPVTVDLTADHELAWYPP, encoded by the coding sequence ATGGCACGACAGGATCCCACGACGGACGCCGGCGCGGACGGCCGCGACGAGGTCGAACAGCAGCTGGACCGCACCCGCGCGGACCCCGCACTCGACGGTGATGTCGGCTGGTCCGTCGAGGGCGAGGGCGAGGGGGACACCGTTCTCGAACTGGACGGCGTCACGAAGCGCTTCGGTGCCACCACGGCCGTCGACGACGTCTCGATGACCGTCGCCGAGGGCGAGCTACTGACGCTGCTCGGGCCGTCGGGCTGCGGGAAGACGACGACGCTCCGGCTACTCGCAGGGCTCGAACGCCCCGACGAGGGCGTCATCCGGTTGAACGGCGAGCCCGTCGCGGTCGGTGCGGGCGACGGCGATGCCGCAGCCGAACCCGGGGACGTCGACGGCGGCGGGTTCCTCCCGCCCGAGGAGCGCGACGTGGGGCTCGTCTTCCAGGACTTCGCGCTGTTCCCGCACCTCTCGGTCGCGGAGAACGTCGCCTTCGGGCTCGACGGCGACGCCGACGAGAACGCCGACCGGGTGTCCGAACTGCTCGATCTCGTGGACCTGCCGGATTACGAGGACCGCCGGCCGTCCGAGCTCTCGGGCGGGGAGCGCCAGCGGGTCGCGCTCGCGCGCTCGCTCGCGCCCGAGCCGGCCGTCCTGCTGCTCGACGAGCCGTTCTCGAACCTCGACGTCCGGCTCCGGGTGGCGATGCGCGAGGAGGTTCGCGACATCCTCAAGCGCGCGGGCGTCACCGCCGTCTCGGTCACCCACGACCAGGAGGAGGCCCTCTCCATCTCCGACCGCGTGGCCGTGATGAACGGGGGCCACGTCGCACAGATCGGCAGCCCCGAGGGGCTGTTCCAGCACCCCGAGTCCCGCTTCGTCGCGAGCTTCCTCGGGCAGGCCTCCTTCGTCGACGCCGAGGTCCGCCCGGACTGCATCGAGACGGGACTGGGCTGTGTCGACGCCGCGGACCTGGCCGGCCCCATCGACGCATACGACGGGACCCACATCCAGATCCTCGTGCGGCCGGACGACCTCAGCGCGACGCCGGCCCCCGAGGAGGAGGCCGACGGCCGCATCGTCCGCCGGCAGTACAACGGCCCCACGTTCGTCTATCGGGTCGAACTGGCGACCGGTGACGTCGTCCACTGCATGCACAACCACGTCGAGGAGTTCGAGGTCGGGCAGCCGGTCACGGTCGACCTGACGGCCGACCACGAACTCGCCTGGTATCCGCCCTGA